A single Streptomyces mirabilis DNA region contains:
- a CDS encoding ABC transporter permease gives MSETTHDGTVAVSDRPSPDDGFSAADLAAKYGLAVSGARPGLVEYVRQLWGRRHFILAFSQAKLTAQYSQAKLGQLWQVATPLLNAAVYYFIFGVILKASRGMSHDTYIPFLVTGVFVFTFTQSSIMAGVRAISGNLGLVRALHFPRASLPISFALQQLQQLLFSMIVLFVVVIGFGSAPGLSWLLIVPVLVLQFLFNTGLALIVARLGAKTPDLAQLMPFILRTWMYTSGVMFSISNMLVGRPEWFIRALQVNPAAIYMDLMRFALIDGYGASHLPPHVWAIATFWAVVAAAGGFVYFWKAEERYGRG, from the coding sequence GTGAGTGAGACAACGCATGACGGAACTGTCGCGGTGAGCGACCGTCCGTCCCCCGATGACGGGTTCTCCGCGGCCGACCTGGCCGCCAAGTACGGGCTCGCGGTCAGCGGCGCCCGGCCCGGACTCGTCGAGTACGTGCGTCAGCTGTGGGGGCGGCGGCATTTCATCCTTGCCTTCTCGCAGGCGAAACTCACCGCGCAGTACAGCCAGGCCAAGCTCGGCCAGCTGTGGCAGGTGGCGACGCCGCTGCTGAACGCGGCCGTGTACTACTTCATCTTCGGCGTGATCCTCAAGGCCAGCCGGGGCATGTCGCACGACACCTACATTCCGTTCCTGGTGACCGGTGTCTTCGTCTTCACCTTCACGCAGAGCTCGATCATGGCGGGCGTCCGCGCGATCTCCGGGAACCTGGGGCTGGTGCGCGCGCTGCATTTCCCGCGCGCCTCGCTGCCCATCTCCTTCGCGCTCCAGCAACTCCAGCAGCTGCTGTTCTCGATGATCGTGCTGTTCGTCGTGGTGATCGGTTTCGGCAGCGCGCCAGGTCTGTCCTGGCTGCTGATCGTCCCGGTGCTGGTGCTGCAGTTCCTCTTCAACACCGGCCTCGCGCTGATCGTGGCGCGCCTGGGCGCCAAGACGCCGGACCTCGCCCAGCTGATGCCGTTCATCCTGCGCACCTGGATGTACACCTCGGGCGTCATGTTCTCCATCAGCAACATGCTCGTCGGACGGCCCGAGTGGTTCATCCGCGCGCTCCAGGTGAACCCGGCCGCGATCTACATGGACCTGATGCGCTTCGCCCTCATCGACGGTTACGGCGCCTCCCACCTGCCGCCCCATGTGTGGGCCATCGCCACCTTCTGGGCCGTGGTCGCCGCCGCCGGCGGGTTCGTGTACTTCTGGAAGGCGGAAGAGAGGTACGGCCGTGGCTGA